A genomic region of Brienomyrus brachyistius isolate T26 chromosome 6, BBRACH_0.4, whole genome shotgun sequence contains the following coding sequences:
- the LOC125744858 gene encoding thyrotropin-releasing hormone receptor-like, with product MENLTRLLGKETHINLTKSEALMKVPQNPVEVQVTTILLALIICGVGIAGNIMVVLVVLRTKHMMTPTNCYLVSLAIADLIVLLAAGLPNISEVVASWVYGYAGCLCITYLQYLGINVSSCSITAFTVERYIAICHSIKAQFICTVSRAKKIIACVWIFTSLYCIMWFFLVDTNETVYADGVVVRCGYRVSRNLYMPIYFLDFTLFYVIPLIVATVLYGLIARILFSNPIPATPAERVGNDSVHQGRASTVKVSCKSNKGAIASRKQVTKMLAVVVVLFALLWMPYRTLVVVNSLMDPPYLNTWFLLFSRMSIYMNSAINPIIYNLMSQKFRSAFRRLCECKRQRAEKVTKYNVPVYYSVMKDSSHESPEHDVTEHEDIASYGVGSRKVNFTGKCEDANGMFSMA from the exons ATGGAGAACCTAACGAGGCTTCTCGGGAAAGAAACCCATATCAATCTAACGAAAAGCGAAGCGCTCATGAAGGTACCACAAAACCCCGTGGAAGTCCAGGTTACCACAATCCTCTTAGCGTTAATTATATGCGGAGTGGGAATTGCTGGAAATATAATGGTGGTGCTGGTAGTACTTCGCACCAAGCACATGATGACCCCGACGAACTGCTACCTCGTAAGCCTGGCTATAGCAGATCTCATAGTGCTTCTAGCTGCAGGTCTCCCCAACATCTCCGAAGTTGTCGCCTCCTGGGTTTACGGTTACGCCGGATGCCTCTGCATCACATACCTGCAATACCTGGGCATCAACGTGTCCTCTTGCTCTATCACGGCTTTTACAGTTGAACGGTACATCGCCATTTGCCACTCAATTAAAGCGCAATTCATCTGCACCGTATCGCGGGCAAAGAAGATCATAGCGTGCGTCTGGATCTTCACCTCGCTTTACTGCATCATGTGGTTCTTTTTGGTGGACACCAACGAGACCGTGTACGCCGATGGGGTGGTGGTAAGGTGCGGTTACCGCGTCTCCAGAAACCTCTACATGCCGATCTACTTCTTGGACTTCACATTGTTTTATGTCATACCTCTCATCGTGGCCACCGTGCTGTACGGTCTCATCGCCCGGATTTTGTTCTCCAACCCGATCCCGGCCACCCCAGCAGAACGAGTCGGGAACGATTCGGTCCATCAGGGACGAGCGAGCACGGTTAAAGTGTCATGCAAATCCAATAAGGGAGCCATCGCATCCAGGAAACAG GTGACCAAAATGCTGGCGGTCGTGGTGGTCCTGTTCGCCCTGCTGTGGATGCCTTACCGCACGTTGGTGGTGGTCAACTCCCTTATGGACCCTCCTTACCTCAACACCTGGTTCCTACTCTTCTCCCGCATGAGCATCTACATGAACAGTGCCATCAACCCCATCATCTACAACCTAATGTCACAGAAGTTCCGCAGCGCCTTCCGGCGACTCTGCGAGTGCAAGCGGCAGCGAGCGGAAAAGGTGACCAAGTACAACGTGCCCGTCTACTACAGCGTCATGAAGGACTCCTCCCACGAGAGCCCCGAGCACGACGTCACCGAGCACGAGGATATCGCCTCCTACGGCGTCGGCAGCCGGAAGGTCAACTTCACAGGCAAATGCGAGGATGCTAACGGCATGTTTAGCATGGCCTGA